CGCCCGCCGAGGCGCGCCGCTGCCAGCACCACCTCGTGCACGAGATCCCTCCACGCGAGAGGACCACCCTGGATCGCCGTGTCCAAGGCGTGGACAGCGACCGCCCACCGGCTGGACGCTGGCAGGGCTGAAGCCCAGGGCTCGCGCCTGGATACCCGGTCTCCGGGAGAGGCACCGGTGTTGCTACTCGGTACAGAGAAACAGAGAAAGAGTGAAGACGGTCGCTCGGTGGGCGGCTGCCCCCCCTCGTCCGGCGCCGGCGGCGGGACATCACGATGGCGAGGAGCCTCGTGACATCGGAGTCGGGCGTTCCCGTGGAGGGCACGACGCCTGACGTGCTGCAGACGCTCGGTCGTCGACACGCTTGCTTGCTGGCTCCGAGAGGGGCCCTGAGGTGGATCTATGGGGATACCCGCTGCACAGGCACAAGGCGTCGTGCGCTCCGTCGCGTGGCGCGACCTCTGTCATCTCACGCCGCGCCAGATCGCGAGCGAGCTCCTCCTGCCGCTGCCCTGGCTGATTGGCTCGCTCGTCGCTTGTCGTGCGGGATGGTTCATCGCCGCCGGTGTCTGCTGGTTCTTCTTCTTTCTCACGGGGCTGCGGGTCGTCCATGGCGCGCAGCACTACAGCCTGGGCCTGCCGCGCTGGGCCCAGGACACGGTGCTCCTCGTGCTGAGCGTCCTGATGGCGGCCAGCATGCACGCGATCCAGGCGACCCACTGGCAGCATCACCGGGCTTGCCTCGACGAGACCGATGTCGAAGCGCGGCCGGCTCGCCTCTCGTGGTGGCGAGCGCTCGTCTCCGGGCCGATGTTCATCCTGACCCTCCACGTGCGTGGCGCCATGCTCGCGCGCCGCCGGCAGCGATGGTGGATCGCGGCGGAGATCCTCCTGATCGCCGCCCTGCTGGCCTCCGCGGCGTTCGGGCCCTGGGTCCTGCGGGTTCACGTCATGGCGATGCTGGCCGGCGAGTGCGCGACCGGCTTCTTCGCGGTATGGACCGTGCATCGCGGCTGCGACGGCGCCGGGCACGTCGCGCGCACGCAGCGCGGGAGATGGAAGCCAGTGCTCGCGTACAGCATGTTCTATCATCGAGAGCATCACTGGTTCCCACAGGTGCCCACCCCCCACCTGCGCGAGCTGGCGAGACGCCTCGATGCTGTCGCGCCCGTCGCTGCCGAGCACGAGGTGTACTGATGCGGTGACCTGACCGGACCCCGCGTCGCGACGGACGGCGGTCCCTATCGTGCTGATCAATTTCTATGGAAAAGGCGAGGGGAGGCTCCGGCCGTCGCGTGCTGCTCGGTTCGGTCCTCGGCAGCTATCAGCAGGCGGCGGCCCGAGCTGCTGGCCGATCGCCGCATGGACGACCCGGGCTGCCTCCACATCCCCGAGGGCGACGGCTCGGCTCAGAGTGCCTGCGAGCGAGGCGACGACGGCCGCCCGAGGCGGCGTATGAACCGTCGCGAGCTCCCCGGGCCCGAGGTCCGGCGGCTGGGCCCGGGTTGGGGCCATGCCCTTCGAACGGGTGCGATCCGGGTTCACGGCTCTCGAAAACCTCGGAGAAGCGGCCTGCCGGCGTTGTGAGGAGGTGGCGACCCGCACCTTGTCGTCCCAGGCCGACCGCTGGGTCCAGATCCCGAGCGCCTGGCCGCAGCTCGGGTCGAGCCTCGCGGTCTTCTACTCGGGCGTCGCTCGCCTCGGCGGAGACGCGCCGCGCGCGTAGGCGAGCGCGGAGGGCCGCCGCTCGGGGGCGACGGTGCGTCCGAGTTGCCTCGGGCGCAAAATCGGACCAATCGAGACCATGGAATCAGCAGCGGCGCGGCGCCCGTCAGAGCTCGGCTCCTCAGGGCAGGTAAGCCTGAGCACGCTCCTCGGGATCGCGACATTTCTCCTCACGGGCGCGGCGATCGCCGTGGCCGCCGCGCTCATGGTCGCCGCGACGACCATGCAGCAGGCCACCGGGATCCTCGGTGACGCGATCGAGAGCGTCCGCCTGGTGCACAGCCTGCAGATCGACCTCCTCCTCGATGCACATCAGATCAACCGCGACGCCGGGGCCGCCAGCGGTGGGCCGAGCTCCACCTTCCACGAGTGGGAGAGCGAGCTAAGGAAGGGCCTTGCGGAGGCTCACCATTACGTGAGCAGCCAGGAAGAGAGCGACGTGCTCATCGACGCGGAGCAGCGCGTCGATGAATACCTCGTCGGGCGTCGAGCCGCCGATGCCGGCGGCCCACCCCCCTCGTCGGACGCGCGGGCGCCGGCCATCGATTCGCTCGCCTTCGACGAGGCGTTCAAGGCCCTCGACCGCCTTGTCGAGATCAACCTCCATCAGGCCCGTGCGTCCAAGGCGCTCATCGAGCGTCTGGGCGGGCGCGCGACCGCCGCCGGCGTCGCGGCCGTCATCTTCTTCATGGCCGGCGCGTCCTTGGTCCTCATCAGCGCGCGGCGGCTCGTCTACGGCCCCATCGTCGCGATCCAGGAGGCGATCGGCCGCTACGGCGCGGGGGACCGCGCCGCGCGCGCGCCGCTCGTCGGGCCGCGCGAGCTCGGGGACATTGCGCGGGCCTTCAACAGCACGGCGGAGTCGCTGGAGCGCCAGCGCGAGGCGCAGTTCGCGTTCCTCGGCGGCGTGGCGCACGACCTCAGGAACCCGCTCTCGGCGCTCCGGCTGTCGGTCGGCTTCCTCAACGACGGAGGCCCGCCGTCGGAGCCGCGCGTGCAGCGGACCATGGCGCTCGTCGGACGGCAGGTCGATCGCCTCGAGCGCATGGTCGGGGACCTCCTCGACGCGTCACAGATCGAGGCGTGCAAGCTCGAGCTCCGGGTCGAGGACCGCGATCTGCGCGAGCTCGTGCAGGAGGCGGTCGAGCTCTACCGCCCGGTCTCGCCGGAGCATCCGATCGAGCTCTCGCTCCCCGAAGCGCCGGTGCTCGTCCGCTGCGATGCGACGCGGGTCCTGCAGGTGCTCAACAACCTCCTGTCGAACGCGCTCAAGTACTCTCCCGCCGGAGGCCAGGTCGACGTGACGGTCCACGGCGGCGCGGGCCGCGCGGAGATCGCGGTTCGCGATCGCGGGGTCGGGATCGATGCGGCGGATCTGGCGCACCTCTTCGAGCCGTTCCGGCGCCTCAAGGCGTCGGCGGGCGCGATCCCTGGGACGGGCCTCGGGCTCGCCGTGGCGAAGCGCATCGTCGAGGCGCACGGCGGCCGCCTCCTCGTCGAGAGCGAGCTGGGCGCTGGCTCGGTGTTCCGGGTCGAGCTGCCGCGTGCGTCCTGAGGGGAGACGCGGCGCTCGAGGCGCTCGCTGCTGGAAGTGATACCGCTCCGCCCGACCGTACGGTCAGGCGTCCTTTCCCGCCGCGCGCCGCCAGCGGTCCTCGCGGCGCACCGCCCGCCCCTCGCGCTCCAGCTTGATCAGGTGAGCCTCGAGGCTCAGCCGCGCGAGCGGCCAGACGAGCGGCGCCGTGTCGGCATAGGCGACCGGCAAGAGCGCCTCGATCGACGTGCCGCCCGCGCCGGCCGCGCTGGCCGCCTCGAGCGCCGCCAGCACCAGCCGCTCCCTCCCCAGCCGGTGCGCGATGTAGCGCCGGAACAGCGCCTCCGGCGCGTCGATCGGCCCGCCGTGCGCCGGCAGCACGACCCGCGCCCCGAGCCCCGCGAGCCGCTCGAGCTGCGCGAGGTACTCCGTCATGTCGCCCTCCCGGGGATCGATCAGGATGGTCCCCTCGCCGGCCACCATGTCGCCGCAGACCAGGGCGCCCTGCGCCTCGTCGAGGAAGCAGAGGTGGTCGGGCGCGTGCCCCGGCGTGTGGAGCACCCGCAGCGCCATCGGCTCCGGCCCGCCGAGCCGCACCACCTCCCCGTCCGCGAGGTGGCGCGCGAGCGGGACGCCCGGGAGGCGCGGGGCCGCCTCGGCGTGCCCCCAGACCGGCAGGCCCAGCTCGGCCGCGAAGAAGCGCGCGCCCCCGACGTGGTCGGCGTGGTGGTGGGTCACCGCGATCGCCGCGATCGAGCGCCCCTGGGACGCGAAGCCGCGCGCCCACGCGAGCCACTCGCGGCGCTCGTCCTCGTACGGCGTGGCCGGCTCGACGAGCAGCACCTCGCCGCCGCCGAGCGCGTAGCTGTTCGTGTGGGTCGCGGGCGGCAGGGTCGGCGTGCGCGCGGGGAAGGCCTCCACGCCGCGCACGCCGGGCCCGACGGGCTGCGGGCGGATCACCGCTCCACGACGACCGCGAGCGCCTC
The nucleotide sequence above comes from Sorangium aterium. Encoded proteins:
- a CDS encoding sensor histidine kinase; the protein is MESAAARRPSELGSSGQVSLSTLLGIATFLLTGAAIAVAAALMVAATTMQQATGILGDAIESVRLVHSLQIDLLLDAHQINRDAGAASGGPSSTFHEWESELRKGLAEAHHYVSSQEESDVLIDAEQRVDEYLVGRRAADAGGPPPSSDARAPAIDSLAFDEAFKALDRLVEINLHQARASKALIERLGGRATAAGVAAVIFFMAGASLVLISARRLVYGPIVAIQEAIGRYGAGDRAARAPLVGPRELGDIARAFNSTAESLERQREAQFAFLGGVAHDLRNPLSALRLSVGFLNDGGPPSEPRVQRTMALVGRQVDRLERMVGDLLDASQIEACKLELRVEDRDLRELVQEAVELYRPVSPEHPIELSLPEAPVLVRCDATRVLQVLNNLLSNALKYSPAGGQVDVTVHGGAGRAEIAVRDRGVGIDAADLAHLFEPFRRLKASAGAIPGTGLGLAVAKRIVEAHGGRLLVESELGAGSVFRVELPRAS
- a CDS encoding fatty acid desaturase, whose amino-acid sequence is MRSVAWRDLCHLTPRQIASELLLPLPWLIGSLVACRAGWFIAAGVCWFFFFLTGLRVVHGAQHYSLGLPRWAQDTVLLVLSVLMAASMHAIQATHWQHHRACLDETDVEARPARLSWWRALVSGPMFILTLHVRGAMLARRRQRWWIAAEILLIAALLASAAFGPWVLRVHVMAMLAGECATGFFAVWTVHRGCDGAGHVARTQRGRWKPVLAYSMFYHREHHWFPQVPTPHLRELARRLDAVAPVAAEHEVY
- a CDS encoding MBL fold metallo-hydrolase: MIRPQPVGPGVRGVEAFPARTPTLPPATHTNSYALGGGEVLLVEPATPYEDERREWLAWARGFASQGRSIAAIAVTHHHADHVGGARFFAAELGLPVWGHAEAAPRLPGVPLARHLADGEVVRLGGPEPMALRVLHTPGHAPDHLCFLDEAQGALVCGDMVAGEGTILIDPREGDMTEYLAQLERLAGLGARVVLPAHGGPIDAPEALFRRYIAHRLGRERLVLAALEAASAAGAGGTSIEALLPVAYADTAPLVWPLARLSLEAHLIKLEREGRAVRREDRWRRAAGKDA